The genomic region TCATCTCCAACATTTGTAGATTGTAGTGTCTCAAATTGCACCCAATGCATTCTTGACACTTTTGTATTGAGCTTGGCACATTGAAGACAAAATTCAGGATCAAGATTTTATCACTCTAACATCATGAATCTTAAATATGAAGTAGTGCTAGCCTCCCCTGATTCAGATTTGGGATAAAATGGATTAGATAGGAACACCAAATGTGGACATCTGTGCAATGCACAAACGTCTCAAGAATTTCTCATATTAAAACAAGCATATTCCACATCGATGTGTGTCCCTTTTTTTTGGGCACATTTTAAACACTCACTCTTGCTCATTCTAAGCAACAAAACTCTTCTTTCTCCCTCAATTTTATAAGAACACTCACTGTGGGCTCTCTTGCTCTTACATCTATCACGAAGCTCAATTGAAATACACACACAATCTTGCAACAAATTAGTCTTCTCTCAAAGAACAATCATGTTGTTATCTCAAGAGAGGGATATCAGTCATGTAacactcttctctcttatctcttgCATCTATTGCATTGCAATACTATCTTATTTTATCAAATCTCTAAGTGCATCTATTATCTAGTTGCATTTAATTTATCTATCATTGTATCTTTTGTAATAGGGGTTTTCATCAATTAAGTAAATTTTGTTTCTATTATGCTATCTATTTTAACATTTTATCCATTCTATCTATCTAGCTAtacatggaggtggaaacaccaaaatagggggtTTGAccgaggcaaacccctatacaaacCCAAAAATTTTCCCCTATTAAAAGTCATATAAAAAATTAACAATTTACTTCCAATTTGTTTAAAACTAcatttagaatctatagacaaaatctcacaaatcactagttcacatcatctttaAATTCCTAATGGTTTAGCTTCTATAGGTACTAGAATGTGAAGATTTAGTTTAAAATGTTCATATGGTTCTATAAAAATATAGCATGTTAGTTTATATGGTCTAGTAAATTTTAAGGTTGTAATATATAGTCTAAAATTGGAAAAATGATCATTTAGACCATCAAATTTCAGGATTGATGTAAATCTCCTGCTTAGAATCCTCATATAAAGGAGGTATCCTCAAATTTAATCAACCAACGTTAATGTTAAACACgacaatataaaataaaatttttgaaaGATGTAATCTTCACAATAATAAAGAATAGTAAAGAAGATGTCACTAAAATCATTTACTCAACTTAAGAATTATCCCTTATCCATTAAACTTGCCATGCACTTCTCAAAATTGCCATATGAATTAATCCCTTCATAGTCATAGAACCATCAACATTAGAAGACGAAGAGAAACAACAATGCATTTGAAAATCATGTGGCTATACCTACTAGGTTGTATTCTTTAATAAGTGGACCTCACAAATGTCCTCTTCCTTTAAATTGGTCAAACTCACTTTGTGAATAAACTTCTAATGAGGTCCATGCTAAATCTTATGTTCAACCTTAGGTGTAGGATCCTCAATCTCAAGGTTTTGTTATAAAAATGTTGAGTGAATCAACATATTCCAATTTGAAATAATAGTTAAACATCCCGATCTTCAATTGTTAGTCAATTTATATCAGACACAATATttataaaaaatgaaaatcaaCAAAGAGAAGATTTCTAATACAACTTGTGGCTAATGGAGATTGGAATAATTGAGAAAATGGGTGACCATATTTGCTTGGCAAATGTGTAGAACTAAAATGCATAATcgaggtttgttttttcttttctattaGAACAAGAATGGGTTAAAAATTTGGAAAGAAGGCATTTTTAAGATATAAGCTAAAATCAAGGATCAATTTCAAATTTCTAAAAGATTATTTTATAGCAATCCTTTTCTTGTTTAAGAAGAAAAACTTTTATTTAACATTGAGACTTGAATCACATTTGAGAGTGAAAATGGGATATGAATACATATTTGAGTGAAAAGGTAAGAGTATAAATCTATCACGCTATGTCTACTTTTAAAAGAAGATATATGGATAGATGTTgacattttaaattaaaaaatgatagaACCAAAATAATACATTTACACATATATTTTTATGAAAAATTTAGTGTGAAACTCATTTCAAAAGTTGTGTTTTAGtcttaaaaaaagaaagaaagaggtcTCATTGagtatatgatgttctaagggttTTTTTGGTATaaaacaatgcaaataaaataatataCTCAATAGATTGCCAATAAAACCAATAAGTACAATATTGAAGACTACCAAAGTAAAATGCCCCCAAACAATTAGTCCTTATCAAGATTGAAACGAGACTCACAAtcaatcaaaatcctattgaaatCAACTATAAAATCTAAGAGCTAGTTTCCTTTAAACCACTTGCAAAGAATAAGTGGGTGTTGGTTAACCCTTAGCAAGACCGAAACAAAAATTACAACCAACGAAAAGTCCACTAGAATGAACTACAAAATCTAAAAATTATTTCCGTCAAACAACTTGCAAAGAACAAGTGGATGTTGGTTAACCCTTATCAAGATTGAAACAAGACTTACAACCAACGAAAAGTTCACTAAAATGAACTATAAAATCAATGGACCCTTAATCTGTCTATTAGAATGTACTATAAAATCAATGGTCTTTTAGTCTACTCGTGAAATTGAATGGTTCTTAAAAAGTCCACCAGAAATCAAGTTTGGCTCTATGCAAGACTCCAACACTATAAAGAATGAAAAATccttcaaaacattaaaaaaaaaaaagaattatttcCTCAAACCAGCTGCAAAGAACAAGTGGGCGTtgaatgatttgtataaatggtgGTGATAGAGAAGAATAACTCAAATTAAATGGCATTATTGAAATTTAtgaacattattattattattaatcaaataaCCAAGTCCTAGGAGGAGGGCAAAGGGAGGGCATTGGTATTCATTCGTCTTTACGCAAATTAATATAACAGAAATCATTCATTCGTTCTGTTTTCGATTACAACTTGAATTTTGGCATGTCGTCGTCCTCCTCGTAATTGAAATTTGCAGTGACATTAAGGTAAACGATACAATAAATGGCGTCATGAATATTGTAATCCAAGATTGCATAAAAAAGAGGGTTTTACTTCGTTTCATGCAGACAATGAAAATCCTGACGGAGATTGTGGCTGCGCAGCAATTTGTTTGGGCGTCGGGGCCagtgacaatttttatttattatttaataaaagtTAGGAgacaaattatatattttttccccTTTCTTTCTTTTGATTTATTAGACAGGGTTGCTTGTGAGTTGGTGCAGCTGGCAGGCCTGGCTGCTGCTTCGTTGGCAGAAACTCCATTTTTAATATGCTCTGCTCTTTTGTGGTTTTGAAGTTGGGGGCGGTCACATGGGCGACCGGAATAATCGTGCCGGCCTTTACTTTTGAATTAAGCCGGTTGGCTCTGGCTGGCCCTCTAGCGGAGGCTGCTTACTTTGGAGGGGGTTTTGGCGGCACCGACTATGATGGGGGaaatactaataataataataataatttattaaattaattaattggaatgaTGTGGAGATGGCATTTGGTATGATATGGTGGTATGTATGAATGATGGggtgggaaaagaaaagaaaatgatggCACAGTGGCCCCCTCTTCGGGTCGGGTCGCAGCCTCTTCTCAATACACTTGCACAAAGCAAAGCAGTCACGAAAAAACCTGCTGCTAATTCAAGCTAACTTGGTATTAAAAAGGGAGAAGTTGCGTACGTGCACTTTGCTTCCTCCGGTGGTTTTTCTGCATCTTATTCGAGGGAAGCAGGGGAGTACACTACACAAACCAGAACGTCTCTCATTTTCAGTTACCCCTTGGACCATTTCCTGCAAAggcaagagaagagaagagaagaggtgGTGTATGAGTATGGAAGTGCAGAGTTCGAGTCCCGGGTGAGCTTGAGCTTAGTTGCAGAGTAGCTGAAGGTTTAGGAGTGTCTCTGGTTCTGAGTGCTTTGAGTTGTGTGTTTTGAGGAGTAATTTTGGGGGTTTTTGTGGATTTTGGATTTGGTTTTTCCCGTCAATGAACGGGATGCTAAGTAGAGGTTCGGGGAATTCGGCACCCCTTTTGAGTATTGAGGTAGTGAAGTCGAGAGCGCAGGCGCCTGTGCAGGCGGCGAAGAGGCACTGTAAGTCGAGATCGAACGGGAGGGTTGGTGTGGATCAGTATTTTTCAGGGGAGCCTACTTCTGTGCTTGATATTCGGAGTCCGAGTCCGAGCTCAACGCTGTCTTCTTCGGTGGGGGGGTCGAGTGAGAGTGGGGCAGTGGCTGCTGTGTCCGGCCTCTTTTGTGAAGCCGTCTCCGATGGCTCCAACGCGccgccaccaccaccacctcctccaccaccaccgccGCCTCCACCAGCAGGGGCGTTTAGCAGTGGGGGACAGGGGTGGTATGGCAGCAAGGGTAATAATGGTGGTAATGTGAGCAGTAAGTGGAGTGGGGAGAGTTCAGGGTGGAGGCTGAGCAacggtggtggagaggaggaggaggagagggagagagagagggagaggagggtggAGGAATGGGTGCCTGGCGGCACAAACGCTGCTACAGCGGGTATGGAGGATTTGGAAAGCATCATGTTGCTGGAATCCGCAGCGGCGCCTGCGCCGGATCAGTCCTTAATGCGTTGGCTGCTTGGGGAGAGCGACGATCCCAAGGATATCCCCGCCTCATCGCCGCTGCCGCAAATTAATAGCATGGAGTCGAGCTTTCCTGACCCTGGCAGCTTTGCGTTTTCTACCAGTGGAGTTGAATCCATGGCGCCATTGACAAGTACTTTCCATTCCCCGTCCTATTCTGCATTGCCTACGGCAGTCCCCCGCCATCAATTTAGCGACAACCCTGCAACTATTTCTCCCCCGCCCATGTCGTTCTCGGCCTTTCAGCCTCAGCTCCCCGAGCCACCGCCACCGTTACTGCCAGCAGGTTTTAATAACCCCAATTCACTGCTTTTTTCTTCCAATGCGTTTGCCAAAGACCCTTCTATGAATCCCAACAATGTCTTTTTCCCCGTCTCCTATGAGATGCCTGTCTCTAAGCGGCTCCATGGCGGGCTTCCGGTGGAGCAGATGCCATTGCCTTTAAGGCCTCCGCCGCTCTGGCACCAGCAGCAGCAGGACCAGCACCAGGTTCCGGTTTCTGTGAAGCAGGAATTCATGTTCAAACCCCAGCACCAGCACCAGCAACACCAGGTTGATCTACTGCAGTCCCTCCAGCGGCGCCACCAGCAGCAACAGCAGCAGCAGCAGCTTCTGCCGCCCCAATTCCAGCGCCAGAAGGGCGGTCCCCCACCTGGGCCCTTCATGAAATCCATCAGCTTGGGTTCAGAGGAGGCGCAGCAGACAATGGTGGGACAGCTGCTCAAGGCAGCGGAGGCAGTGGAACAAGGCACCTTTACTCACGCCCAGGCGATATTGGCGCGGCTCAATCAGCACCTCTCCCCTTACGGTAAACCCCTTCACCGGGCAGCATACTATTTCAAGGAGGCCCTAGCTTCCCGCATCCTTAACCAAACCAACGGCAGCAACACTGGTTTTGCTCCACTGCCGCCCTCTCCGGTGGAAATCGTTCACAAAATCAGCGCTTACAAGAGCTTCTCAGAAGTTTCTCCGCTGGCACAGTTTGCAAATTTCACTGCCAATCAGGCCCTGCTGGAAGCACTGGAGGGGGCAGACGCAATTCACATCATAGACTTCGAAATCGGGCTGGGCGGGCAGTGGGCGTCGTTTCTGCAGGAGCTTGCTCTCAAAATGGGCGGCTCCCCGTCGCTCCGCCTCACGGCCCTGGGCGCTCGGGACTCCGTCGAAATGCACCTGGCCAGAGAAAATCTCGCGCATTTCGCCAAGGAGCTCAACATAAGCTTTGAATTCAATGTCCTGGAGTTGGAGGGATTCGAAAACCTGACCATCCCGATGCTGCGCCTCAGAGAAGGAGAGGCCGTGGCCATAAACATGTCGGTAGGCATGCACCGTCTCTTCTCCTCATTTCCTTCCCAGGGTTCGTTCGCTGCATTACTGAAAGAGATTTCCCCCAAGGCTGTGGTTGTTCTTGACGGCGAAATGTGCCCCTCTTCATCCTCATTCGTGCAGCAGTTTGTGGAAGCGCTTCAGTTCTACTCATTTCTCTTCGATTCCCTGGACGCTGTCAACAACATGAACATGGAGGCCGTCCACAAGATTGAGAAGTTTCTTCTGGCGCCCAAGATTGAGAACCTGGTGGTCTCGGGTTCGACTCCCGCCAAAGCAGCGGTTCAGGTTCCACCTTGGCGGAGTGTTTTCATGGCGGGGGGGCTGGCGCCCGTGGCCTTCAGCAATTTCACAGAGACGCAGGCGGAGTATCTGATTCGGCGCCTTCCTGGCCGTGGCTTCGACGTTATCAAAGACCAGTTGACGCTGCGGCTCGCATGGCAAGGCCGGACCCTGGTTTCCGCCTCCCTCTGGAGGTGCTGATCGTTCATCTGCTAATTTATCACTTATTAAGCTAATTAAGGAGTCGGTCATTAGCTTAGCTAGATAGGTGTCGTCTTAGCCAGCCATGGCCACACGCAGGCTTACTACTAGAAAATAATTGGCAACTGGAATTGTGGCTGTGTTTTTCCTTATTTTACTTGCTTTTTACACGCAGTTTACTAACAGagacatcttcttcttcttcttctgcttctgAGAAAGAGATGATGTAAGTTCAGATCTTTTTCTTCTGTTATATTTTGTggtatcaaaaatcaaaaaactatTTGTTGCTACTATTGTGATGCTGTGAAGCACCTGTTGCTTCGGTGGTTGTAAAATCCGATCCAAATGGGGTAAACTATATTGTTTTTCTTGGTGTAAAAAGAGTGTAAATAATTCTTTGGGTATTTCATGGCGCCTGTTTTTGTTTAATTCAATTGGgaacaagaagaaagaaaggaaaacattTGAAATTTTCATCTCTGCATTTCTCTATGATATCTGATTCTTCAGGCAGCATTTGTTATTTGTGTTAACATATAACTTCAGAATAATGTATCTCGAATTGCCAGTAGCCCTCATAAATTGGTGAATGTCAAGCGTGGATAAGGATGAATTTGAATTTTTTGGGGGGAAATCATAAACTTGAGTATCCACTGGGGGAGGGGAATGATTTGGATGTTTATGCAAAGTGCCAAGTTTGATCTGGCTTGCAATGCAAATTCTGGTtttgaaatgaattaaatttttACAGAAGAAACTTATCATCTTCCATGTATTGCTTGCTAGATTTAGACTAAAAATTTCTTCAGGCCCTTATATATACATGGTCAAATATATACATGGTCAAGCTAACAGTTGCTAATCGTTGTTGCAACAATAATGTAGTGCAAAGTTTCTCTGGTATCCTAATTAAAATTTTTGCTGTTGGCAATATTTCTGGATTTGATTATGTAACCTTTTTTTTGTTCACCTGACTCAGTGAATCAGATCATGCTCCATGAACCATCATTTCTCCTCTCAAATTATTTCATCCTGTGATGGATGGATCATAGAACATGATGagaaaaattgatgaagaaaataTCTTACATAGAGCATCCTAATGTGTTCTTCCCTTGCATTTATAATATCTGCTTCTTCTGGCATATTTTCTTTACCGTATAATCAGTGAACTGTG from Cryptomeria japonica chromosome 3, Sugi_1.0, whole genome shotgun sequence harbors:
- the LOC131064920 gene encoding scarecrow-like protein 27; protein product: MNGMLSRGSGNSAPLLSIEVVKSRAQAPVQAAKRHCKSRSNGRVGVDQYFSGEPTSVLDIRSPSPSSTLSSSVGGSSESGAVAAVSGLFCEAVSDGSNAPPPPPPPPPPPPPPPAGAFSSGGQGWYGSKGNNGGNVSSKWSGESSGWRLSNGGGEEEEERERERERRVEEWVPGGTNAATAGMEDLESIMLLESAAAPAPDQSLMRWLLGESDDPKDIPASSPLPQINSMESSFPDPGSFAFSTSGVESMAPLTSTFHSPSYSALPTAVPRHQFSDNPATISPPPMSFSAFQPQLPEPPPPLLPAGFNNPNSLLFSSNAFAKDPSMNPNNVFFPVSYEMPVSKRLHGGLPVEQMPLPLRPPPLWHQQQQDQHQVPVSVKQEFMFKPQHQHQQHQVDLLQSLQRRHQQQQQQQQLLPPQFQRQKGGPPPGPFMKSISLGSEEAQQTMVGQLLKAAEAVEQGTFTHAQAILARLNQHLSPYGKPLHRAAYYFKEALASRILNQTNGSNTGFAPLPPSPVEIVHKISAYKSFSEVSPLAQFANFTANQALLEALEGADAIHIIDFEIGLGGQWASFLQELALKMGGSPSLRLTALGARDSVEMHLARENLAHFAKELNISFEFNVLELEGFENLTIPMLRLREGEAVAINMSVGMHRLFSSFPSQGSFAALLKEISPKAVVVLDGEMCPSSSSFVQQFVEALQFYSFLFDSLDAVNNMNMEAVHKIEKFLLAPKIENLVVSGSTPAKAAVQVPPWRSVFMAGGLAPVAFSNFTETQAEYLIRRLPGRGFDVIKDQLTLRLAWQGRTLVSASLWRC